The Kineococcus endophyticus genome contains a region encoding:
- a CDS encoding DUF389 domain-containing protein, which produces MSVLHLRVVTPASATDDVLTVLRADAGVTNLVLHRSVVVGAREVGAREGGPPADLVEADVAREAVDSVVDGLQALGLERSGSIVLEAVDTALGDDVARAEAAAPGEGDDALIWEQVERAADGGATASATFYAFLVLATLIAAVGLLTDSQVLIVGAMVLGPEFGPLAALAVAVVRRRRDLVPGPLRALGLGFPLAMVVTAAGVALLDAVGLVPQEFLDGRRPLTSFVASPDEFSVIVAVLAGIAGTLSLTSAKSGPLVGVFISVTTVPAAADFAAGVVTAQYDTALGALGQLVLNLACILLAAVVTLRLQHALWRRARRGAPTR; this is translated from the coding sequence GTGAGCGTCCTGCACCTGCGCGTCGTCACCCCCGCCTCCGCGACCGACGACGTCCTGACCGTCCTGCGCGCCGACGCCGGGGTCACCAACCTCGTCCTGCACCGCTCGGTCGTGGTCGGCGCTCGTGAGGTCGGCGCTCGTGAGGGAGGTCCGCCGGCGGACCTCGTCGAGGCCGACGTGGCGCGCGAGGCCGTCGACTCCGTGGTCGACGGGTTGCAGGCGCTGGGGTTGGAACGGTCGGGGTCGATCGTCCTGGAGGCGGTGGACACCGCGCTCGGGGACGACGTCGCGCGGGCCGAGGCGGCGGCCCCGGGCGAGGGCGACGACGCCCTCATCTGGGAACAGGTCGAGCGCGCCGCGGACGGGGGCGCCACGGCGTCCGCGACGTTCTACGCGTTCCTGGTCCTGGCGACCCTCATCGCCGCCGTCGGGCTGCTCACCGACTCGCAGGTGCTCATCGTCGGCGCCATGGTGCTCGGCCCGGAGTTCGGTCCGCTCGCCGCGCTCGCCGTCGCGGTGGTCCGGCGCCGGCGGGACCTGGTGCCCGGCCCCCTGCGCGCGCTGGGGCTGGGTTTCCCCCTGGCGATGGTCGTCACCGCGGCGGGGGTCGCGCTGCTGGACGCCGTCGGGCTCGTGCCGCAGGAGTTCCTCGACGGCCGCCGCCCGCTGACGTCGTTCGTCGCCTCCCCCGACGAGTTCTCCGTCATCGTCGCCGTGCTGGCGGGGATCGCGGGCACGCTCTCGCTGACGTCGGCGAAGTCGGGGCCCCTCGTCGGGGTGTTCATCAGCGTCACGACGGTGCCCGCCGCGGCCGACTTCGCGGCGGGCGTCGTCACGGCCCAGTACGACACCGCTCTGGGCGCCCTCGGTCAGCTCGTGCTGAACCTGGCCTGCATCCTGCTGGCCGCCGTGGTCACGCTGCGCCTGCAGCACGCGCTCTGGCGGCGGGCGCGCCGGGGGGCCCCGACCCGCTGA
- a CDS encoding UDP-N-acetylmuramoyl-tripeptide--D-alanyl-D-alanine ligase, whose protein sequence is MLATTLQQIAHVTGGRVTGAPAGGVPVPGPAYLDSRDPGPGGLFVALAGARTDGHDHVRDARAVLGTRPTTAPTVVVPDVTVALGRLARHVVDTRPVRVIAVTGSHGKTSVKEFLAAVLPDATATRGNENNELGVALTATRLPVGGGDLVVEMGARAVGHLTYLAGIAPPRISAVTALGHAHLGRFGSPELLAAAKAELPQATSGECVLAADDPRVLAMAERTWARVTTFGRSGDVGPEDVRLGADGRARFTLRTPGGRARVRLRVLGEHQVANACCAAAVALRAGAGLEQVVAGLERADGPGPHRLQRRRRHDGGLLLDDSYNASPASVVAALRTLAAVAPAGRRFAALGPMRELGDAHDRAHRAVAAAARRSGVDLVAVGEGAQVLGGTWVPDRSAAADLVRRTLRRDDVLLVKASRPERLDLLADDLCAP, encoded by the coding sequence GTGCTCGCCACCACCCTGCAGCAGATCGCCCACGTCACCGGCGGCCGCGTGACCGGCGCCCCGGCCGGTGGCGTGCCCGTGCCCGGCCCCGCCTACCTCGACAGCCGCGATCCCGGACCCGGGGGGTTGTTCGTCGCCCTGGCGGGTGCGCGCACCGACGGCCACGACCACGTTCGTGACGCCCGGGCCGTGCTGGGGACCCGGCCCACGACTGCTCCCACGGTCGTCGTCCCGGACGTGACCGTGGCCCTCGGCCGGCTCGCCCGGCACGTCGTCGACACCCGCCCGGTCCGGGTGATCGCCGTCACCGGGTCGCACGGCAAGACGTCGGTGAAGGAGTTCCTCGCCGCCGTCCTGCCGGACGCCACCGCGACGCGGGGGAACGAGAACAACGAACTCGGCGTCGCGCTCACGGCGACCCGCCTGCCCGTCGGGGGCGGCGACCTCGTCGTGGAGATGGGAGCCCGGGCGGTCGGGCACCTCACCTACCTCGCGGGCATCGCGCCACCCCGCATCAGCGCCGTCACCGCCCTCGGCCACGCGCACCTGGGTCGTTTCGGGTCACCGGAACTGCTCGCGGCGGCGAAGGCCGAACTGCCGCAGGCCACGAGCGGGGAGTGCGTGCTGGCCGCCGACGACCCGCGGGTCCTGGCGATGGCCGAGCGGACGTGGGCACGCGTCACCACGTTCGGGCGGAGCGGGGACGTCGGCCCGGAGGACGTGCGCCTCGGGGCGGACGGCCGGGCCCGGTTCACCCTGCGCACCCCGGGCGGACGCGCTCGCGTCCGGCTGCGCGTCCTGGGCGAGCACCAGGTGGCGAACGCGTGCTGCGCCGCAGCCGTGGCGTTGCGGGCCGGCGCCGGGCTGGAGCAGGTCGTGGCCGGGCTGGAACGCGCGGACGGACCCGGTCCGCACCGGCTGCAACGCCGGCGACGGCACGACGGCGGCCTGCTGCTGGACGACTCCTACAACGCCTCCCCCGCCTCGGTGGTGGCCGCCCTGCGGACCCTCGCGGCGGTCGCGCCTGCGGGCCGCCGCTTCGCCGCGCTCGGGCCGATGCGGGAACTGGGCGACGCGCACGACCGGGCGCACCGCGCCGTCGCGGCCGCCGCCCGCCGGTCCGGGGTCGACCTGGTGGCCGTCGGCGAGGGCGCGCAGGTGCTGGGAGGGACGTGGGTCCCCGACCGGTCCGCGGCCGCGGACCTGGTGCGGCGCACGCTGCGCCGCGACGACGTCCTGCTCGTCAAGGCCTCGCGCCCCGAGCGCCTCGACCTCCTCGCCGACGACCTCTGCGCCCCGTGA
- the alr gene encoding alanine racemase gives MIPLVAPPQRRPVDRALDGPRLDLDLDAVARNTRAVASATGAAVMAVVKADGYGAGAAALARTALANGATWCGVTGLDEALALRAAGVTAPVLAWSHPPRADLRRAVPADVDLAVTSPAGLLAVPPGARVHLHLDTGLAREGATGAEWPLLCAEAAHAERLGRLRVVGLMSHLACADEPHDPANSLQRRRFDEGVRIARAAGLRPSVVHLAATAGFSRPGDHLDLVRTGAALLGIDPLGRDRWQPAVSFQAPLVGVRPVRAGTPVGYGHTWTAPHDTVLGLLPVGYADGVPRTSGGRVRIAGRDRPLVGRVSMDQTVVDLGPLPRPGLLVGETAGFFGSGGPRLAEWARWSDRLEAELLVGLGPRVRRTTSTGAAA, from the coding sequence GTGATCCCCCTCGTGGCACCACCCCAGCGCCGCCCCGTCGACCGTGCCCTGGACGGGCCCCGGCTCGACCTCGACCTCGACGCCGTGGCCCGCAACACCCGCGCCGTCGCGTCCGCCACCGGGGCCGCCGTGATGGCCGTCGTGAAGGCCGACGGGTACGGCGCGGGGGCCGCGGCGCTCGCGCGGACCGCCCTGGCCAACGGTGCGACGTGGTGCGGCGTCACGGGTCTCGACGAGGCCCTCGCCCTGCGCGCGGCCGGCGTCACCGCCCCCGTGCTGGCGTGGTCGCACCCGCCGCGTGCTGACCTGCGCCGGGCCGTCCCCGCCGACGTCGACCTGGCCGTCACGTCACCGGCGGGTCTGCTCGCCGTGCCGCCCGGCGCCCGCGTCCACCTGCACCTCGACACCGGGCTGGCGCGGGAGGGGGCCACGGGGGCCGAGTGGCCGCTGCTGTGCGCCGAGGCCGCCCACGCCGAACGCCTCGGCCGGCTGCGCGTCGTCGGCCTCATGAGCCACCTCGCGTGCGCCGACGAGCCCCACGACCCCGCAAACTCCCTGCAGCGCCGACGGTTCGACGAGGGTGTGCGCATCGCGCGGGCGGCCGGGTTGCGGCCGTCGGTGGTGCACCTCGCCGCCACCGCGGGTTTCTCGCGGCCCGGGGACCACCTCGACCTCGTGCGCACCGGCGCGGCTCTGCTGGGCATCGACCCGCTGGGCCGGGACCGGTGGCAGCCGGCCGTGTCGTTCCAGGCGCCGCTCGTCGGGGTGCGTCCGGTGCGCGCGGGAACCCCCGTCGGCTACGGGCACACCTGGACCGCGCCGCACGACACCGTCCTCGGGCTCCTGCCCGTCGGGTACGCCGACGGTGTGCCGCGCACGTCCGGCGGCAGGGTCCGGATCGCCGGCCGCGACCGCCCCCTCGTCGGCCGCGTGTCGATGGACCAGACCGTCGTCGACCTCGGCCCGCTCCCGCGACCCGGCCTCCTCGTGGGGGAGACGGCAGGGTTCTTCGGGTCCGGCGGACCCCGGCTGGCGGAGTGGGCCCGCTGGAGCGACCGGCTCGAGGCCGAGCTGCTCGTCGGGCTCGGGCCGCGGGTGCGGCGGACGACCTCGACGGGCGCGGCCGCGTGA
- a CDS encoding D-alanine--D-alanine ligase family protein, whose translation MSGVDRVTRVAVVGGGRAAEHDVSLASAAAVAEGLRAAREQFDVVPLTVGRDGVWRDEELRPLGLAGAVRVLQSCDVAFPALHGTLGEDGTLAALCELAEVPYVGSGTAAGAAAMDKWVTKLVAEAVGVRTARGRLLRAGEDPGSWTGPVVVKPVTAGSSLGVSLVRDPADLPAALAVASAFDERVLVEEFVVGREVCVAVLGRADGSRTVAPVEEVLRDGVFDHEAKYSGRARFVLPAVLDEAVHAALVAAALRVHDALGCRGLVRLDFFLPSDGEEGVVLNEVNSTPGLTEHSAAPLMFAAAGVPHPELLAGLVHDALATPRSWTAEPLGWAG comes from the coding sequence GTGAGCGGGGTGGACCGGGTGACCCGCGTCGCCGTCGTGGGGGGCGGACGGGCCGCGGAGCACGACGTGTCCCTCGCCTCCGCCGCGGCCGTGGCCGAGGGGTTGCGGGCGGCCCGCGAGCAGTTCGACGTCGTCCCGCTCACCGTCGGCCGCGACGGCGTCTGGCGCGACGAGGAACTGCGTCCCCTCGGTCTCGCGGGCGCCGTGCGCGTGCTGCAGAGCTGCGACGTCGCGTTCCCCGCCCTGCACGGCACCCTCGGCGAGGACGGCACGCTCGCGGCGCTGTGCGAACTCGCCGAGGTCCCGTACGTCGGTTCCGGCACCGCCGCCGGTGCGGCCGCGATGGACAAGTGGGTCACCAAGCTCGTCGCGGAGGCCGTCGGCGTGCGGACGGCGCGCGGCCGCCTCCTGCGGGCCGGGGAGGACCCGGGGTCGTGGACCGGGCCGGTCGTCGTCAAACCCGTCACGGCGGGGTCGAGCCTCGGGGTCTCCCTCGTCCGCGACCCGGCCGACCTGCCGGCGGCGCTGGCGGTCGCGTCCGCGTTCGACGAGCGCGTCCTCGTCGAGGAGTTCGTCGTGGGCCGGGAGGTCTGCGTGGCGGTGCTGGGTCGCGCGGACGGGTCGCGGACGGTCGCCCCCGTGGAGGAGGTGCTGCGCGACGGCGTGTTCGACCACGAGGCCAAGTACTCCGGACGCGCGCGGTTCGTCCTGCCCGCGGTCCTCGACGAGGCCGTCCACGCCGCACTCGTCGCGGCCGCGCTGCGCGTGCACGACGCGCTGGGCTGCCGGGGGCTGGTGCGCCTCGACTTCTTCCTGCCGAGCGACGGGGAGGAGGGCGTGGTCCTCAACGAGGTGAACAGCACCCCGGGCCTCACCGAGCACTCCGCCGCACCGCTGATGTTCGCCGCGGCCGGGGTCCCGCACCCGGAACTGCTCGCCGGGCTCGTCCACGACGCCCTCGCGACCCCACGGTCCTGGACGGCGGAACCCCTAGGGTGGGCCGGGTGA
- a CDS encoding sensor histidine kinase, whose product MTHGSTPGVEDGPAPGGGARWSWRDHVPDLLAGVVGAGIGAAELSLRATWGYESTSAVFVALVAVSVVLARPLPGVALALVWSTGALHLATGDPVLLTELLLAYVAFAGARWGNRVVLALSGASIPAGVLVGGFAVLATGYSPGIVVVQGVRNLQDGLSLSLLAAVPVALLLLAAAWFGGLALRFAGNATVSRRQRELAERESARAQREAAQAHEIARLRDEQARMARDVHDVVGHSLAVILAQAESGQFLPDTDPAALKTTLATIAGTARSSLQDVQAVLSSTPVPPGRLQALVDSAGSTGFPVESRCGGTPRPLPPDLAAVAYRVLQEMLTNALKHGDRAVPLVVEQRWPEGVGEELELSVTNGIPLAPTAPRSGGRGLEGMRRRLEGVGGRLSTTGDGTRFTATARVPVRS is encoded by the coding sequence GTGACGCACGGTTCCACGCCCGGGGTCGAGGACGGACCGGCGCCCGGCGGGGGAGCGCGGTGGTCCTGGCGCGACCACGTCCCCGACCTGCTCGCCGGGGTCGTCGGCGCCGGGATCGGTGCCGCGGAACTCTCGCTGCGCGCCACCTGGGGGTACGAGTCCACCAGCGCCGTGTTCGTCGCGCTGGTCGCGGTGAGCGTCGTCCTCGCCCGGCCGCTGCCGGGGGTCGCGCTGGCGCTGGTCTGGTCGACGGGGGCTCTCCACCTCGCGACGGGCGACCCGGTGCTCCTGACCGAACTGCTCCTGGCCTACGTCGCCTTCGCCGGCGCGCGCTGGGGCAACCGCGTGGTGCTGGCGCTCAGCGGTGCCTCGATCCCGGCCGGGGTGCTCGTCGGCGGGTTCGCGGTGCTGGCGACCGGTTACTCACCGGGGATCGTCGTCGTGCAGGGCGTGCGGAACCTGCAGGACGGCCTCAGCCTCTCCCTCCTCGCGGCCGTGCCGGTCGCGCTGCTCCTGCTGGCCGCCGCCTGGTTCGGCGGGCTGGCCCTGCGGTTCGCGGGGAACGCGACCGTCTCCCGTCGTCAGCGCGAGCTGGCGGAACGGGAATCGGCTCGGGCGCAACGGGAAGCAGCGCAGGCTCACGAGATCGCCCGGCTGCGCGACGAGCAGGCGCGCATGGCGCGCGACGTGCACGACGTCGTCGGGCACTCCCTGGCCGTGATCCTCGCCCAGGCCGAGTCGGGGCAGTTCCTGCCCGACACGGATCCGGCCGCTCTGAAGACGACGCTGGCCACCATCGCGGGCACCGCACGCTCGTCCCTGCAGGACGTCCAGGCCGTGCTGTCCTCGACGCCCGTCCCGCCCGGGCGGTTGCAGGCGCTGGTGGACAGTGCCGGGTCGACGGGTTTCCCGGTCGAGTCGCGGTGCGGCGGAACTCCCCGGCCGCTGCCGCCGGACCTCGCGGCCGTCGCCTACCGCGTCCTGCAGGAGATGCTGACGAACGCCCTCAAGCACGGGGACCGGGCCGTCCCCCTCGTCGTGGAGCAGCGGTGGCCCGAGGGGGTGGGGGAGGAGCTGGAGCTGTCCGTGACGAACGGGATCCCGCTCGCACCCACCGCCCCGCGCAGCGGGGGCCGCGGTCTGGAGGGCATGCGCCGCAGGCTCGAGGGGGTCGGCGGACGGTTGTCGACGACGGGTGACGGCACGCGCTTCACGGCGACGGCGCGGGTTCCGGTGCGCTCGTGA
- a CDS encoding response regulator — protein MTGGPGAIRVLLVDDQDLFRAGVQVILDAQDGIEVVGSAGDGLEALRLVEELRPDVVLMDLRMPEVDGVEATRQVFLPERVARRERPVRVVVLTTFDLDDRAATAIRHGASGFLLKDTTPAQLADAIRTVHAGNAVLSPGNLAQLLERNLVAPAPAPPEFATLTAKEREVFEAVARGLSNAEIGARVFASESTVKTHVGAILRKLGLRDRVQIVVFAHENGLLP, from the coding sequence GTGACGGGCGGCCCGGGCGCCATCCGCGTGCTGCTGGTGGACGACCAGGACCTGTTCCGCGCCGGCGTGCAGGTGATCCTCGACGCGCAGGACGGCATCGAGGTCGTCGGCAGCGCGGGCGACGGGCTGGAGGCCCTGCGGCTCGTCGAGGAACTGCGTCCCGACGTCGTGCTCATGGACCTGCGGATGCCGGAGGTGGACGGCGTCGAGGCCACCCGGCAGGTGTTCCTGCCCGAACGGGTCGCCCGTCGCGAGCGTCCCGTCCGCGTCGTGGTGCTGACGACGTTCGACCTCGACGACCGGGCGGCGACGGCCATCCGCCACGGCGCCAGCGGTTTCCTGCTCAAGGACACGACGCCGGCCCAGCTCGCCGACGCGATCCGCACCGTCCACGCCGGGAACGCCGTGCTGTCGCCGGGGAACCTCGCGCAGCTGCTCGAGCGGAACCTCGTCGCGCCGGCGCCCGCCCCGCCGGAGTTCGCGACCCTGACCGCCAAGGAGCGCGAGGTGTTCGAGGCCGTCGCCCGGGGGTTGTCCAACGCGGAGATCGGGGCCCGGGTGTTCGCCTCGGAGTCAACGGTGAAGACGCACGTGGGGGCGATCCTGCGCAAGCTCGGGTTGCGCGACCGCGTGCAGATCGTGGTCTTCGCGCACGAGAACGGGTTGCTGCCCTGA
- a CDS encoding DMT family transporter, translating into MSWIVLVVSGVLEAVWATALGKSEGFTRPWPTVVFGVTVVLSMVGLAWAMRSIPTGTAYAVWVGIGAALTVGYAMATGVEAVSLVKVLLILGLVGCVVGLKLVH; encoded by the coding sequence GTGTCCTGGATCGTGCTCGTGGTCTCCGGTGTCCTGGAAGCCGTGTGGGCCACCGCCCTCGGCAAGTCCGAGGGTTTCACCCGCCCCTGGCCCACCGTGGTGTTCGGCGTCACCGTCGTCCTCAGCATGGTCGGTCTCGCGTGGGCGATGCGCTCCATCCCCACCGGGACGGCCTACGCGGTGTGGGTCGGCATCGGGGCCGCCCTGACCGTCGGCTACGCCATGGCGACCGGTGTCGAGGCCGTCTCGCTCGTGAAGGTCCTGCTGATCCTCGGGCTGGTGGGCTGCGTCGTGGGGCTCAAGCTGGTGCACTGA
- a CDS encoding SRPBCC domain-containing protein — MELLGDAVLHGGDRATLRLAREYPHSVATLWTALTDRTLTRLWWADLRADLRPGGEFSLEWLTGPPGELEWWPGQITALDPPRLLEHTNSEHGLLRWELEPLDAGALRARTRLRLTNDLEGEDAWVPMSLAAWHLHLEQLEVALDGGSVDWSAWGTATNLRLRELRAAYAAHLPR; from the coding sequence GTGGAACTCCTCGGTGACGCCGTCCTGCACGGCGGGGACCGCGCGACGCTGCGGCTGGCGCGCGAGTACCCGCACTCCGTCGCGACGCTGTGGACGGCGCTCACGGACCGGACGCTCACCCGGCTGTGGTGGGCCGACCTGCGCGCCGACCTCCGCCCGGGCGGTGAGTTCTCGCTGGAGTGGCTCACCGGCCCCCCGGGGGAGCTGGAGTGGTGGCCCGGGCAGATCACCGCGCTCGACCCGCCGCGGCTGCTGGAGCACACGAACTCCGAGCACGGCCTGCTGCGCTGGGAGCTCGAACCCCTCGACGCCGGCGCGCTGCGCGCCCGCACCCGGTTGCGCCTGACGAACGACCTCGAGGGCGAGGACGCCTGGGTCCCCATGTCCCTGGCGGCCTGGCACCTGCACCTCGAGCAGCTCGAGGTGGCGCTCGACGGGGGTTCGGTCGACTGGAGCGCGTGGGGGACGGCGACGAACCTGCGACTGCGGGAACTGCGCGCGGCCTACGCCGCGCACCTGCCGCGCTGA